From the Salinimicrobium tongyeongense genome, one window contains:
- a CDS encoding ATP-binding protein, protein MEEELEQRRSRDVIKIVLFGPESTGKTTLAQMLAQHYNTQWVPEYMREYLQKKWDEQQETCEPHDLLPIARGQMAIENLKQTKADKYLFCDTNLLELVVYSRAYYDEFVDQTLLKHALKAQYDLYFLTYIDVPWVEDDLRDRPEDREQMFARFKKALDDNHLAYRILEGDLQQRLEMAVKIIDQLKK, encoded by the coding sequence ATGGAAGAAGAGCTTGAGCAGCGGCGGTCACGTGATGTCATAAAAATTGTGCTGTTTGGACCCGAGTCTACAGGGAAAACCACCCTGGCCCAAATGCTGGCCCAACACTACAATACCCAGTGGGTGCCCGAATATATGAGGGAATACCTGCAAAAGAAGTGGGATGAACAGCAGGAGACCTGCGAACCTCATGACCTTTTGCCCATAGCCCGTGGTCAGATGGCCATTGAAAACCTTAAGCAAACTAAAGCCGATAAATATCTTTTTTGCGATACCAACCTGCTTGAACTGGTAGTGTACAGCCGTGCCTACTATGACGAATTTGTTGATCAAACGCTTCTTAAACATGCGTTAAAGGCACAGTATGATCTCTATTTTTTAACGTATATTGATGTTCCCTGGGTTGAAGATGATCTGCGCGACCGCCCTGAAGACAGGGAGCAAATGTTCGCCCGGTTCAAAAAAGCCCTGGACGACAACCATTTAGCCTACCGCATCCTGGAAGGTGACTTGCAGCAGCGGCTGGAAATGGCAGTAAAAATTATTGATCAACTAAAAAAATAA
- the pnuC gene encoding nicotinamide riboside transporter PnuC, whose amino-acid sequence MQPIFDFFFQQYSDYPTLYIILELIAVVFGFLSVWYSKQENILVYPTGIISTVIFVYLLWQWELLGDMMINVYYSTMSIYGWYVWTRKVDARHYIPITTTTQKEHFWSLMIFVATMAFTFGVYEYFDKWNSWTAYVDTVTTAIFFVGMWLMARKKLENWIYWIVGDIISVPLYFYKGLTFTSLQYLLFTIIAVYGYKTWKKSLSSGGHVMS is encoded by the coding sequence ATGCAGCCGATTTTTGATTTCTTCTTTCAGCAGTATTCAGATTATCCAACGCTTTACATAATTCTCGAACTCATTGCGGTGGTGTTCGGTTTTCTTTCGGTTTGGTATTCAAAGCAGGAGAATATCCTGGTTTACCCTACCGGAATTATTAGTACCGTTATTTTTGTTTATCTGTTGTGGCAGTGGGAGCTGCTGGGCGATATGATGATCAATGTCTATTACTCTACCATGAGCATTTACGGCTGGTATGTGTGGACGCGCAAGGTAGATGCCCGGCATTATATTCCCATTACCACCACCACTCAAAAAGAGCATTTTTGGAGCCTCATGATTTTTGTTGCTACCATGGCTTTTACTTTTGGGGTCTACGAGTATTTTGACAAGTGGAATAGCTGGACAGCTTATGTAGATACCGTGACCACGGCCATATTTTTTGTGGGAATGTGGCTCATGGCCAGAAAAAAACTGGAAAACTGGATCTACTGGATTGTTGGGGATATCATTTCGGTGCCCCTTTATTTCTACAAGGGGCTTACTTTTACAAGTTTACAGTACCTTTTGTTTACCATAATCGCAGTTTACGGATATAAAACATGGAAGAAGAGCTTGAGCAGCGGCGGTCACGTGATGTCATAA
- a CDS encoding YkoF family thiamine/hydroxymethylpyrimidine-binding protein, giving the protein MQISVELALTPLQDDFEAPIKAFIKKLRSSGLTVMENPLSTQVYGDYDKVMEFLTEEVRETFQASDHVLLTMKLVKGNRSDYAADF; this is encoded by the coding sequence ATGCAAATTTCAGTAGAACTTGCTCTTACTCCGCTTCAGGATGATTTTGAAGCCCCAATTAAAGCCTTTATCAAGAAACTTCGCAGTTCGGGCTTGACCGTGATGGAAAATCCGTTGAGCACCCAGGTCTATGGCGATTACGACAAGGTGATGGAATTTCTTACTGAAGAGGTGAGGGAAACTTTTCAGGCTTCAGATCATGTGCTGCTTACCATGAAACTTGTAAAGGGAAACAGAAGCGACTATGCAGCCGATTTTTGA
- a CDS encoding geranylgeranylglyceryl/heptaprenylglyceryl phosphate synthase, producing MSKVLDEIISAEKAGARMLAVLIDPEKFDCSTAQNFLRKMPFLTTHIFIGGSTCTPEAVEECTKAIKAETHLPVVLFPGDHQQISGKADALLFLSLLSGRNPDYLIGQQLRSVPLISKTRLEIIPTTYLLIDGGKETAVQKASKTQPLPQNDVQQIVDTAMAGKYMGKRLVYLEAGSGANIPVGAGIISAVKEAVQLPVIVGGGIRTKEQLEAAYTAGANMVVIGTAFEKGHFFL from the coding sequence ATGTCAAAAGTGCTTGACGAAATTATTTCTGCGGAAAAAGCCGGTGCCAGAATGCTGGCGGTATTAATAGATCCTGAAAAATTCGACTGCAGCACTGCTCAAAATTTTCTTCGGAAAATGCCCTTTTTGACTACCCATATTTTTATTGGGGGCAGTACCTGTACGCCTGAAGCGGTAGAAGAATGTACAAAAGCCATTAAAGCCGAAACCCATCTTCCCGTAGTGCTTTTTCCGGGTGACCACCAGCAAATTTCAGGTAAGGCCGATGCGCTCCTTTTTCTAAGCCTGCTCTCGGGGAGAAATCCCGATTACCTTATTGGGCAGCAGCTGAGGTCTGTGCCGCTAATTTCAAAAACCAGGCTTGAAATCATTCCCACGACCTATCTGCTCATAGATGGCGGAAAGGAAACTGCCGTGCAAAAGGCCAGTAAAACCCAGCCGCTTCCGCAGAATGATGTGCAACAAATCGTAGACACTGCCATGGCCGGAAAATATATGGGAAAACGCCTGGTGTACCTCGAAGCCGGTAGCGGCGCAAATATTCCTGTTGGGGCAGGGATAATTTCCGCAGTAAAAGAAGCCGTGCAATTACCCGTTATTGTTGGCGGTGGGATAAGAACAAAAGAGCAGCTAGAGGCGGCTTATACTGCCGGGGCCAATATGGTGGTGATAGGCACAGCCTTTGAAAAAGGGCATTTTTTTCTCTGA
- a CDS encoding 4'-phosphopantetheinyl transferase family protein produces MPLYKRITINKATNVLIWKIEEPFEELSKGIALTPLCSERVQGMKSDIHRRGFMSVRHLLAEAGYEDSDLFYDEAGKPHLRDGKYISITHSFNFSGIIVSDREVGIDIEKQREKILLIAPKFTPIEEYRTLANTDALIRKLTIVWGAKEAVYKLYAQPKVSFLQHINITDFDFDVQKTTGKITFNGHTSWYEFEFTEFEGFTCVYTLRKVS; encoded by the coding sequence ATGCCCCTTTACAAAAGAATAACAATAAATAAGGCCACTAACGTTCTCATTTGGAAGATCGAAGAGCCTTTTGAAGAGTTAAGTAAAGGTATAGCGCTCACCCCCTTATGCAGCGAAAGGGTGCAGGGCATGAAAAGTGATATTCACCGCCGCGGTTTTATGAGCGTGCGGCATTTGCTGGCCGAAGCAGGTTATGAAGACAGCGACCTTTTTTATGATGAAGCTGGAAAACCCCATCTGCGAGATGGCAAATATATTTCTATCACCCATTCTTTTAATTTCTCCGGAATTATTGTGAGCGACAGGGAAGTGGGGATAGATATTGAGAAGCAACGGGAGAAAATCCTTTTAATCGCGCCAAAGTTCACTCCTATTGAAGAATACCGCACCCTCGCAAACACCGATGCGCTCATTAGAAAGCTCACTATAGTCTGGGGCGCCAAAGAAGCCGTTTACAAGCTTTATGCTCAGCCAAAAGTGAGTTTTTTGCAACACATCAATATTACCGATTTCGATTTTGACGTCCAGAAAACCACCGGAAAGATCACTTTTAACGGCCATACCAGCTGGTACGAATTCGAGTTTACCGAATTTGAAGGTTTCACCTGCGTCTACACCCTTCGAAAAGTCTCTTAA
- the ahcY gene encoding adenosylhomocysteinase, translating to MSTKTVPYTQYKVKDISLAEWGRKEIELAEAEMPGLMALREEYGKEQPLKGARIAGCLHMTIQTAVLIETLVALGAEVTWSSCNIFSTQDQAAAAIAAAGIPVYAWKGMNAEEFDWCIEQTLFFGEDRKPLNMILDDGGDLTNMVLDKYPELAEGIKGLSEETTTGVHRLYERMKNGTLPMPAINVNDSVTKSKFDNKYGCRESAVDAIRRATDVMLAGKRVVVCGYGDVGKGTAASFRGAGAIVTVTEIDPICALQAAMDGFEVKKLETVLPKADIVITTTGNKDIVRAEHFKAMKDKTIVCNIGHFDNEIQVAWLNENYGNTKSEIKPQVDKYTIDGKDIILLAEGRLVNLGCATGHPSFVMSNSFTNQTLAQIELWKNTDQYENKVYMLPKHLDEKVAALHLEKIGVELTELSEEQAKYIGVTVEGPFKPEYYRY from the coding sequence ATGTCAACGAAAACAGTGCCTTATACCCAGTATAAAGTAAAAGATATTTCCCTGGCAGAATGGGGAAGAAAAGAGATAGAACTTGCCGAAGCCGAAATGCCGGGCCTTATGGCTCTGCGTGAGGAGTATGGAAAAGAGCAGCCTTTGAAGGGGGCTCGCATTGCCGGCTGCCTTCACATGACCATCCAGACTGCTGTGCTTATTGAAACTCTTGTAGCTCTTGGAGCCGAAGTAACCTGGAGTTCATGTAACATCTTTTCTACTCAGGATCAGGCTGCCGCTGCAATTGCCGCTGCAGGAATTCCTGTTTATGCCTGGAAAGGGATGAATGCTGAAGAATTTGACTGGTGTATTGAGCAAACGCTTTTCTTTGGAGAAGATCGCAAGCCCCTAAACATGATCCTTGATGACGGGGGTGACCTCACCAACATGGTACTCGATAAATACCCCGAACTTGCCGAAGGCATCAAAGGACTTTCAGAAGAAACCACTACGGGAGTGCACAGGCTTTACGAGCGCATGAAAAACGGCACCCTTCCCATGCCCGCCATCAACGTGAACGACTCTGTAACCAAGTCAAAATTCGACAACAAGTACGGGTGTAGAGAAAGTGCGGTTGATGCCATTCGCCGTGCAACAGATGTGATGCTTGCCGGTAAAAGAGTTGTGGTTTGCGGATATGGCGACGTTGGTAAAGGTACTGCTGCGTCTTTTAGGGGTGCAGGCGCCATAGTTACAGTAACCGAAATTGATCCCATTTGTGCCCTACAGGCTGCAATGGACGGGTTTGAAGTAAAGAAACTTGAAACCGTACTCCCAAAAGCCGATATTGTGATCACCACCACAGGGAATAAAGACATCGTTCGTGCCGAGCATTTTAAGGCAATGAAAGACAAGACCATTGTTTGTAATATTGGACATTTTGACAACGAGATACAGGTTGCGTGGCTGAATGAAAACTACGGAAACACCAAATCTGAGATCAAGCCACAGGTGGACAAATACACTATTGACGGGAAAGATATCATCCTTCTTGCCGAAGGTCGTCTGGTAAACCTTGGATGCGCCACAGGACACCCGAGTTTTGTAATGAGCAACTCTTTTACAAACCAGACCCTGGCACAAATCGAACTTTGGAAGAATACTGACCAGTATGAAAACAAAGTGTATATGCTTCCGAAGCATTTAGATGAGAAAGTAGCTGCCCTTCACCTTGAAAAAATTGGTGTGGAGCTTACCGAACTTTCTGAAGAACAGGCTAAGTATATTGGTGTAACTGTTGAAGGCCCGTTTAAACCGGAGTATTACAGATACTAA
- a CDS encoding putative signal transducing protein, producing the protein MSYSAIFETSAQNQVILLKNIFEQNNVRYRILDEAANTNFALGVRIEVHDRDKKRAEALLRENGFLDGSASKESAVSMSKFWLWLVIALMCVIFAAFFINMFMRG; encoded by the coding sequence ATGAGCTATTCTGCCATTTTTGAGACTTCAGCACAAAACCAGGTTATCCTGCTTAAAAATATTTTTGAGCAAAATAATGTGAGGTACAGGATTCTTGATGAAGCTGCCAATACCAATTTTGCACTGGGGGTAAGAATAGAGGTTCATGACCGTGATAAAAAGAGAGCAGAAGCCCTTCTGAGGGAAAACGGATTTTTAGATGGTTCTGCTTCAAAAGAAAGTGCGGTGTCTATGTCAAAATTCTGGTTGTGGCTGGTCATAGCCCTCATGTGTGTCATCTTCGCAGCCTTCTTCATCAATATGTTCATGAGAGGTTAA
- the rpmA gene encoding 50S ribosomal protein L27 yields the protein MAHKKGVGSSKNGRESESKRLGVKIFGGQAAVAGNIIVRQRGTAHNPGENVYAGKDHTLHAKIDGIVKFTKKKDNKSYVSIEPFQA from the coding sequence ATGGCTCACAAAAAAGGAGTTGGTAGTTCCAAGAACGGTAGGGAATCAGAATCGAAACGCTTAGGTGTGAAGATCTTTGGAGGACAGGCTGCCGTTGCCGGAAACATCATCGTTAGACAAAGAGGTACTGCTCACAATCCAGGTGAGAATGTGTATGCAGGAAAAGACCATACTTTACATGCCAAAATTGACGGTATTGTAAAATTTACTAAAAAGAAAGACAACAAGTCTTACGTTTCTATAGAACCGTTCCAGGCTTAA
- the rplU gene encoding 50S ribosomal protein L21, whose product MYAIVEIAGQQFKVAKDQKVFVHRLAGEEGDSVSFDKVLLTGDGDDITLGAPAIEGALVDAKITRHLKGDKVIVFKKKRRKGYRVKNGHRQALTEISIEGISVNGKKATSAKKEEAKSTKEDKASNNDLSSNTVAELREMAKEKGVEGYSSMKKAELIAALS is encoded by the coding sequence ATGTACGCAATTGTAGAGATAGCAGGGCAGCAATTTAAAGTTGCAAAAGACCAGAAGGTATTTGTTCACAGGCTTGCAGGAGAAGAAGGAGACAGTGTTTCTTTCGATAAAGTTCTTCTTACAGGTGATGGTGACGATATTACGCTTGGCGCCCCAGCTATAGAAGGAGCTTTGGTTGATGCTAAAATCACCAGGCACCTAAAAGGAGACAAAGTAATTGTCTTCAAAAAGAAAAGAAGAAAAGGTTACCGTGTAAAGAATGGACACCGCCAGGCTCTTACCGAAATTTCTATTGAAGGAATTTCAGTAAACGGTAAAAAAGCAACTTCAGCTAAGAAAGAAGAAGCAAAATCAACTAAAGAAGATAAAGCTTCCAATAATGACCTTAGCAGCAACACAGTTGCCGAACTTCGAGAAATGGCTAAAGAAAAAGGAGTTGAAGGATATTCTTCAATGAAAAAAGCCGAATTGATAGCTGCTTTAAGCTAA
- a CDS encoding DUF4199 domain-containing protein — MKRSSVPLMYGIYIAIALIGYFLLLSLFELHKNPAYSIFNMVITGGGIFLAIKKYRDKKVGKFKYQKGFMAGLTAGFIATILFTAFFAVYTSELNPNFSEELITMWETDWFVPIGMLIFTVALMGFATSLVVTLAIMQLYKPSWNTAEGKKHTY, encoded by the coding sequence ATGAAAAGATCATCTGTTCCATTGATGTATGGAATTTATATCGCGATCGCGTTAATAGGCTATTTCTTGTTGTTATCTTTGTTTGAATTGCACAAGAACCCTGCTTACAGTATTTTCAATATGGTTATTACCGGCGGCGGTATTTTTCTTGCCATTAAGAAATACCGCGATAAAAAAGTGGGTAAATTCAAATATCAAAAAGGGTTCATGGCAGGCCTAACAGCCGGATTTATTGCGACCATTCTATTTACTGCTTTTTTTGCCGTCTATACCAGTGAGCTAAACCCCAATTTTTCTGAAGAACTTATTACCATGTGGGAGACCGATTGGTTTGTGCCAATTGGCATGCTCATTTTTACCGTTGCTCTTATGGGTTTTGCTACTTCTCTTGTAGTTACCCTGGCAATAATGCAGTTGTACAAACCTTCCTGGAATACTGCTGAGGGTAAGAAACATACATATTAA
- a CDS encoding M16 family metallopeptidase — protein MINKLKLAAFGLFLGATGTAQEVEFVEYTLDNGLDVILHQDNSAPVVTTAVMYDVGGKDRINNKTGFAHFFEHLLFEGTENIGQGEWFKMVSSNGGSNNANTSNDRTYYYEIFPSNNLELGLWMESERMLHPVIKQSGVDTQNEVVKEEKRLRYDNAPYGNLVNEISSKLFEKHPYKDPNVGYMEDLDAATLEEFKEFFDIYYKPNNATLVVAGDIDINETKDLIKAYFGPIPGGKEVTRNFPEEEPITQTIEATAYDSNIQIPAILLGYRTPGMTERDAYVLDMVSSVLSDGKSSRLYKKLVDDQKQALEVAAVNLAQKDYGQYIVFALPLAQTPLDTLVSEIDEEINKLQTELISQREYEKLQNKFENRYVNSNSTVAGIASSLATYQMLYGDANLINKEIDIYRSITREEIRDVAKKYLNPNQRVELEYLPKESEQ, from the coding sequence ATGATCAACAAACTTAAGTTAGCTGCCTTTGGCTTGTTCCTTGGTGCAACAGGAACAGCTCAGGAAGTTGAATTTGTAGAGTACACACTAGACAATGGTCTTGATGTGATACTTCACCAGGACAATTCAGCTCCGGTCGTAACCACCGCCGTGATGTATGATGTGGGAGGTAAAGACCGAATAAACAACAAAACCGGGTTTGCCCACTTTTTCGAACACCTCCTTTTTGAAGGCACCGAGAATATTGGCCAGGGAGAATGGTTTAAAATGGTCTCATCTAACGGAGGGTCCAACAATGCCAACACCTCCAACGACCGTACCTATTACTATGAGATCTTTCCGTCAAACAACCTGGAGCTGGGTCTGTGGATGGAATCTGAAAGAATGCTGCACCCGGTGATCAAACAATCGGGCGTTGACACCCAAAATGAAGTTGTAAAGGAAGAAAAAAGGTTGCGTTATGATAATGCTCCGTATGGAAACCTGGTCAACGAAATTTCTTCAAAACTTTTTGAAAAGCACCCGTATAAAGATCCAAACGTAGGCTATATGGAGGATCTTGACGCCGCAACCCTTGAAGAATTCAAAGAATTCTTTGACATTTACTACAAACCGAACAACGCTACTCTTGTAGTTGCTGGTGATATAGACATTAACGAAACCAAAGATCTTATCAAGGCTTACTTTGGCCCTATTCCCGGAGGTAAAGAAGTTACCAGAAACTTTCCGGAAGAGGAGCCTATAACCCAAACCATTGAGGCTACAGCCTACGATTCAAACATCCAGATCCCTGCCATCCTGCTTGGCTATAGAACTCCCGGCATGACCGAGAGAGATGCTTACGTATTAGACATGGTATCTTCAGTTCTGTCTGATGGTAAGTCTTCCCGCCTTTACAAGAAACTTGTAGATGATCAAAAACAGGCTCTTGAAGTTGCTGCGGTTAATCTTGCTCAAAAAGATTATGGGCAATATATAGTATTTGCCCTTCCGTTAGCCCAAACGCCTTTAGACACTCTTGTAAGTGAAATTGATGAAGAGATCAACAAGCTTCAAACAGAACTTATTAGCCAGAGGGAATACGAAAAGCTTCAGAACAAATTTGAGAACAGATACGTGAATTCCAACAGTACTGTTGCAGGTATTGCCAGCTCCCTGGCAACCTACCAGATGCTTTATGGAGATGCTAACCTTATTAACAAGGAAATAGACATTTACAGATCTATTACCCGTGAAGAAATACGAGATGTTGCTAAAAAATATCTTAATCCAAATCAACGGGTTGAACTGGAATACCTTCCAAAGGAATCTGAACAATAA
- a CDS encoding M16 family metallopeptidase — MKNKIIALALLFLATTGIQAQQIDRSQQPKAGPAPKINLEKPETFKLENGLKVLVVENHKLPRVSMTLTMDNPPHAEGDKAGVAGLMGSVLGEGTKDIPKDEFNEEIDYLGANVNFFSRGASANTLSKYFPRVLELMSKGALNPNFTEEQFNTEKERALENLKASEKDVASNARRLSAALSYGKNHPYGEFSTKETIEGLTLADIKNYYNNYYVPQNAYLVVIGDVKTPEVKKLVEKNFGTWKKGNLPKNSLQEVSNVPETQVNFVDFPNAVQSEVQVTNTIQLQKGDPDYFPVLIANKILGGGGEARLFLNLREDKGYTYGAYSSTGDDKYVARFVASASVRNAVTDSAVVAFLDELHRIRNEKVSEEELANAKAKYTGDFVLALERPSTIAQYALNIETDNLPQDFYQTYLKKINAVTAEDIQRVAKKYYLANNARIVVVGKGSEVAGALEKLTYNGKDIPVKYFDKYANAIEKPDFNKKADPSMTAAKVFDKYIQAIGGKDAVNDIESVYMIAQAEIQGQKMDLETKVTSSGKASTVISMGGNVMQKQIFNGATGFVAAQGQKIPYTEEQITAAKAEAHPFPELIAENATLEGIEDVDGQEAYAVKMDETTTNYYSKDSGLKLKQVKTMTQGPQTMTIPITYSDYREVEGVKFPFGLSQSMGAMNLNFEISEIMVNENVTDADFE; from the coding sequence ATGAAGAATAAAATTATAGCCTTAGCACTTCTATTCCTGGCGACAACAGGAATCCAGGCACAACAAATAGATCGAAGCCAGCAACCAAAAGCCGGCCCTGCACCCAAAATCAACCTCGAAAAGCCGGAAACCTTTAAGCTGGAGAATGGCCTTAAAGTTCTGGTAGTAGAAAACCACAAATTACCACGTGTCTCCATGACGCTTACCATGGACAACCCTCCACATGCTGAGGGTGACAAAGCAGGAGTTGCGGGGCTTATGGGCTCTGTACTGGGAGAAGGAACCAAAGATATTCCAAAAGACGAATTCAATGAGGAGATAGACTATCTTGGAGCAAACGTGAATTTCTTTTCTCGTGGCGCTTCAGCCAATACGCTCTCAAAATATTTCCCCCGGGTTTTGGAGTTAATGTCTAAAGGTGCCCTGAACCCAAATTTCACAGAGGAACAATTTAATACTGAAAAAGAAAGAGCCCTTGAAAACCTGAAAGCTTCAGAAAAAGATGTGGCTTCAAATGCCCGCAGGTTAAGCGCTGCCCTAAGCTACGGAAAGAACCACCCATACGGGGAATTCTCTACAAAAGAAACTATTGAGGGCTTAACTTTGGCCGATATTAAAAATTACTACAACAACTATTACGTGCCACAAAATGCATATTTAGTGGTTATTGGAGATGTAAAGACCCCTGAAGTAAAGAAGCTTGTTGAAAAGAATTTTGGCACCTGGAAAAAAGGTAACCTTCCAAAGAACTCACTTCAAGAAGTTAGTAATGTTCCCGAAACCCAGGTGAATTTTGTTGATTTCCCAAATGCAGTACAAAGTGAAGTGCAGGTTACCAACACCATTCAGCTTCAAAAAGGTGATCCAGACTACTTCCCTGTATTGATCGCCAACAAGATCTTAGGTGGCGGTGGTGAAGCCAGGCTGTTCCTAAACCTGCGGGAGGATAAAGGCTACACTTATGGCGCCTACTCCAGCACGGGAGACGACAAATATGTTGCCCGTTTTGTTGCAAGCGCAAGCGTGCGTAATGCAGTTACAGACTCTGCCGTGGTGGCTTTTCTTGATGAGCTGCACAGGATTAGAAATGAAAAAGTTTCTGAAGAAGAACTGGCCAATGCCAAGGCAAAATACACAGGAGATTTTGTACTGGCCCTTGAACGCCCGTCAACCATCGCTCAATACGCATTGAACATTGAAACCGATAACCTGCCGCAGGATTTCTACCAGACTTACCTGAAGAAGATCAATGCGGTAACTGCCGAAGATATTCAGCGTGTAGCTAAAAAGTACTACCTGGCCAACAATGCAAGGATTGTGGTTGTGGGAAAAGGTAGTGAAGTAGCCGGTGCCCTTGAAAAACTCACTTATAACGGAAAAGATATTCCGGTGAAGTATTTTGACAAATACGCCAATGCCATTGAAAAACCCGATTTCAACAAAAAGGCAGACCCTTCAATGACTGCTGCAAAAGTATTTGACAAATATATTCAGGCCATTGGCGGAAAAGATGCCGTTAACGACATTGAATCGGTTTACATGATCGCACAGGCCGAAATCCAGGGGCAAAAAATGGATCTGGAAACCAAAGTTACTTCTTCCGGAAAAGCTTCTACCGTGATCTCTATGGGTGGAAATGTTATGCAAAAACAGATCTTCAACGGGGCTACAGGTTTTGTCGCTGCACAGGGCCAAAAGATCCCTTATACCGAAGAACAAATAACGGCCGCAAAAGCCGAAGCTCATCCTTTTCCTGAATTGATCGCCGAAAATGCCACTTTAGAAGGGATTGAAGATGTAGACGGGCAGGAAGCCTATGCTGTTAAAATGGATGAAACCACTACCAACTACTACAGCAAAGACAGCGGATTAAAACTGAAGCAGGTAAAGACCATGACCCAGGGGCCACAAACAATGACAATCCCCATCACTTACAGCGACTACCGCGAAGTTGAAGGAGTGAAATTCCCATTCGGGCTATCTCAAAGCATGGGCGCAATGAACCTGAACTTCGAGATAAGCGAAATCATGGTGAACGAAAATGTAACCGATGCCGACTTTGAATAA
- a CDS encoding DMT family transporter, whose product MPNSSLKWIYLCLLALVWGSSFILIKKALVGLSALQVGSLRTVFAALFLIMIGLRSLKYIKGKQWLWIGISGFFGTFFPAYLFSFAETEIDSAIVSILNSTTPLLSMLVGIIVFEAAFVKKKFIGVIVGLAGTTALIWSGATLNPHQNYWYSLLVILASLFYGFNANIIKRHLQTLPALAITTGNFMVIVLPALVVLASTGFFSEETLSAPNVPLSLLYIGILGVVGTGAALIVFNKLIQISDPVFSTSVTYLVPIVAVGWGILDGEEFTLVQLFSGVIIIMGVLIVNSRKKN is encoded by the coding sequence ATGCCCAATAGTAGCCTTAAATGGATTTATCTTTGCCTGCTTGCCCTGGTTTGGGGCAGTTCTTTTATCCTCATCAAAAAAGCTTTGGTCGGGTTGTCTGCCTTGCAGGTAGGGTCGTTGCGAACAGTGTTTGCAGCTTTATTTCTGATCATGATTGGCCTTAGGTCTCTAAAATACATAAAGGGGAAGCAGTGGCTGTGGATTGGCATTTCAGGCTTTTTCGGAACTTTTTTTCCCGCTTATCTTTTCTCTTTTGCTGAAACTGAAATAGACAGTGCCATTGTTTCCATTCTCAATTCCACCACGCCTTTACTGTCTATGCTGGTGGGCATAATAGTCTTTGAAGCGGCTTTTGTGAAAAAGAAATTTATAGGGGTCATTGTTGGCCTGGCGGGAACCACAGCTTTGATATGGAGTGGAGCCACGCTTAACCCCCATCAAAATTACTGGTATTCTTTACTGGTAATTTTAGCTTCCCTTTTTTATGGCTTTAATGCCAACATCATTAAAAGGCATCTGCAAACCCTGCCCGCCCTGGCCATTACTACGGGTAACTTTATGGTAATTGTATTGCCCGCTCTCGTTGTGCTCGCCAGTACCGGATTCTTTTCTGAAGAAACACTGTCTGCACCAAATGTACCACTGAGTTTACTGTATATAGGCATACTCGGAGTGGTGGGAACAGGCGCAGCTTTAATTGTTTTTAATAAGCTCATTCAGATCTCAGATCCGGTATTTTCTACTTCGGTTACTTATCTGGTGCCTATAGTGGCGGTAGGTTGGGGAATTCTTGACGGAGAGGAATTTACCCTGGTCCAGCTCTTTTCCGGAGTGATCATCATTATGGGAGTGTTGATCGTAAATAGCAGGAAAAAAAATTAG